The following are encoded in a window of Chitinophagaceae bacterium genomic DNA:
- a CDS encoding ABC transporter ATP-binding protein — protein MIKITDLEKIYRTEEVETVALNKLSIEVKEGEFVAIMGPSGCGKSTLLNILGLLDDPDAGSFVFNGPEVAHFNERKRADLRKRNIGFVFQSFNLIDELTVFENVELPLIYTGVKAADRKKRVEEVLDKMQIMHRRNHYPQQLSGGQQQRVAVARAVVNNPKLILADEPTGNLDSSNGNEVMQMLTDLNEKGTTVIMVTHSEHDARYSHRIIRMLDGQAVIENIML, from the coding sequence ATGATAAAGATTACCGACTTAGAAAAGATCTATCGTACCGAAGAAGTGGAAACGGTTGCACTGAACAAGCTTTCCATCGAAGTAAAGGAAGGAGAGTTTGTTGCCATCATGGGCCCATCGGGCTGTGGTAAATCCACCTTGCTGAATATACTTGGTTTGCTTGACGACCCCGATGCCGGCAGTTTTGTTTTTAACGGGCCAGAAGTGGCGCATTTCAATGAACGCAAAAGGGCCGACCTGAGAAAGCGGAACATTGGTTTCGTTTTCCAGAGCTTCAATCTTATTGACGAACTGACCGTTTTTGAAAACGTGGAACTGCCCCTGATCTATACCGGCGTTAAAGCGGCCGACAGGAAGAAAAGGGTGGAAGAGGTTTTAGACAAGATGCAGATCATGCATCGCCGTAATCACTATCCCCAGCAGCTTTCCGGTGGCCAGCAGCAACGGGTGGCCGTGGCCAGAGCCGTAGTGAATAATCCCAAACTTATTCTTGCCGACGAACCTACCGGTAACCTGGACTCTTCCAACGGCAATGAAGTGATGCAGATGCTGACAGACCTGAACGAAAAAGGAACAACCGTGATAATGGTCACGCACTCGGAACACGATGCCCGGTACAGCCACCGCATCATCCGTATGCTGGATGGACAGGCCGTCATTGAGAATATCATGCTGTAG
- a CDS encoding sigma-54-dependent Fis family transcriptional regulator, with protein MLLKNASILVIDDDTDVLTAVKLLLKTEAKEVMTEKNPELIHSLLASSRFDIVLLDMNFKSSINTGNEGIYWLKKVKELDPEISVIMITAYGDIDLAVRSLKEGASDFIVKPWHNEKLLEAIKGILKAKGKSTAGSTAPVPSAIGRDMIGESEVMKDIFFKIEKVAPTDANIFILGENGTGKDLIAKAIHEHSLRKDKPFVKVDVGALTETLFESELFGHKKGSFTGAGEERAGRFEAANGGTLFLDEIGNISMHQQAKLLSVLQNRQVSRVGSNDLINIDIRLICATNLPLAELANENRFRKDLIYRINTVEIVVPPLRKRNGDILLLANHFAQTYAAKYLKPVPALDAKAIEKLMQYNFPGNVRELQYTMERAVIMSEGETLSANDLIFSPIESAVQENSEQKDMNLGVVEKNTILRVIEKHHGNISKAAKELGITRTALYRRLSKYEI; from the coding sequence ATGCTCCTGAAAAATGCAAGCATATTGGTCATTGATGATGATACGGATGTACTCACAGCCGTAAAACTGCTGTTGAAGACAGAAGCGAAAGAAGTGATGACGGAAAAGAATCCGGAGCTCATTCATTCGTTGCTGGCATCATCCCGTTTCGATATTGTATTGCTTGACATGAACTTCAAAAGCAGCATCAATACCGGCAATGAAGGCATTTACTGGTTAAAGAAAGTGAAAGAACTGGATCCGGAGATCTCTGTGATAATGATAACTGCCTATGGCGATATTGACCTTGCGGTACGGTCTTTAAAAGAAGGCGCATCCGATTTCATTGTAAAGCCCTGGCACAATGAAAAACTCCTGGAGGCCATCAAGGGCATTCTGAAAGCGAAGGGGAAAAGTACTGCGGGGTCCACTGCACCGGTTCCCTCTGCCATCGGCCGGGATATGATCGGCGAATCGGAAGTGATGAAAGATATTTTTTTCAAGATCGAGAAAGTAGCACCCACCGATGCCAATATTTTCATACTCGGGGAAAATGGTACCGGCAAAGACCTGATCGCAAAAGCCATCCATGAACATTCGCTCCGGAAAGACAAGCCTTTTGTAAAAGTGGATGTGGGGGCCCTGACCGAAACCCTTTTTGAAAGCGAACTGTTCGGGCATAAGAAGGGTTCTTTCACCGGCGCCGGCGAAGAAAGGGCCGGAAGATTTGAAGCAGCCAACGGCGGCACCTTGTTCCTGGATGAGATCGGGAATATATCGATGCACCAGCAGGCAAAACTGCTGAGTGTTTTGCAGAACAGGCAGGTTTCCCGGGTCGGGAGCAATGACCTGATCAATATTGATATACGGCTGATATGCGCCACCAACCTGCCGCTTGCTGAACTGGCCAATGAGAACCGTTTCCGGAAAGACCTCATTTACCGGATAAATACAGTGGAGATCGTTGTACCACCCTTGCGAAAGCGGAATGGAGACATCCTGTTGCTGGCAAATCATTTTGCACAAACCTATGCAGCCAAATATTTAAAACCGGTACCAGCACTGGATGCAAAAGCCATTGAAAAATTAATGCAGTACAACTTCCCGGGTAATGTACGGGAGCTTCAATATACCATGGAACGGGCGGTTATCATGTCGGAGGGAGAAACACTCTCTGCCAATGACCTTATTTTTTCTCCCATCGAATCTGCCGTGCAGGAGAACAGTGAGCAAAAGGACATGAACCTGGGGGTGGTGGAAAAAAATACGATCCTGCGGGTCATTGAAAAACATCATGGCAATATTTCGAAAGCAGCAAAGGAACTGGGCATTACCCGTACGGCGCTGTACCGGAGACTTAGTAAGTATGAGATATGA
- a CDS encoding family 20 glycosylhydrolase: protein MKLFTKHSMMFLIMLPLTVMGQVNLPVLHDSLFNTYYHQRWTLFQLLPQTKGDIIFIGNSITEGGHWGELFNDVKIKNRGISGDISAGVIKRIDEVAKRKPAKVFLMIGTNDLARGISPDSIIKNIITVADYLKQVTPATKLYVQSILPVNNVFGKFGGHTSKAEQIKQVNERLLKESPLHHYSFIDLYPFFCNSEGKLGKKYSNDGLHLTGAGYLLWKYLIYPQVYGVQEKPSIIPAPRQLKWKKGFFPIHQCSSIIATQKGLENESGQLKAIVNSLGWDVDIKDKVPDLEKYIELRVAKIEAAPENKEAYKLEATDSSILITGNTAHGIFNGIQTLKQLLRDGSFIDACEITDWPAFSWRGFMIDVGRNFQSISQLKQQIDVMAAYKLNIFHFHLTEDIAWRLQSKMYPQLTDAKYMQRNPGEYYSLDEIRELIAYCKEKYITLIPEIDMPGHSAAFTRAMKVDMQSDSGLIICKNIIKELSTELDIEIVHIGGDEVKITNKQYLPEIAKLLKSLNKKVMAWDPGGNLPEGTALQMWTGNTIPKSNYTSIDSRHLYLNHFDPLDGVVATFNHQVCDVARGDENKLGAILCNWPDRRVSKEDDLISMNAVYPVMLTFSERCWLGGGWKNYLSDMSSPGNERYSAFVEFENRLLEHGALYFKNRSFPYVRQSDIEWKLIGPFDNKGKTESVFYPEATSFADTVQLKNYPSVFGGTIWLRHFWHPMIGSHLNNQQDSSTYYAIRKVWSSEGGMKKFWIGFNNIGRANATDSPPAGEWDYKSSRVWINGKLISPPNWKRAGQKGDLEIPLTNEGYENREPANIYLQKGWNTILIKAPVGTFKSEWNNPVKWMFTFVMNDESRK from the coding sequence ATGAAGTTATTTACTAAACATAGTATGATGTTCTTAATCATGCTGCCTCTTACAGTAATGGGACAGGTAAATCTGCCTGTTTTGCATGATTCCTTGTTCAATACCTATTATCACCAGCGGTGGACATTGTTTCAATTACTTCCCCAAACAAAAGGAGATATAATTTTTATCGGCAACAGTATCACCGAAGGTGGGCATTGGGGTGAATTGTTTAATGATGTAAAAATAAAGAACCGTGGTATCAGTGGTGATATTTCTGCAGGTGTGATAAAAAGAATTGACGAAGTGGCAAAACGCAAACCGGCAAAAGTTTTCCTGATGATTGGAACAAATGATTTAGCAAGAGGTATATCACCGGATAGTATAATAAAGAACATTATAACAGTAGCTGATTATCTGAAGCAGGTAACCCCTGCTACAAAATTATATGTACAAAGCATTCTGCCGGTTAATAACGTTTTCGGAAAATTTGGCGGTCATACAAGTAAAGCAGAACAAATAAAACAGGTGAATGAAAGATTATTAAAGGAATCACCATTACATCATTACAGTTTTATTGACCTCTATCCATTTTTCTGCAATAGTGAGGGCAAACTGGGAAAAAAGTACAGCAACGATGGCCTGCACCTTACCGGGGCAGGATATTTGTTGTGGAAGTATTTGATTTATCCACAGGTATATGGTGTACAGGAAAAACCGTCCATCATACCTGCACCACGACAATTGAAATGGAAGAAAGGCTTTTTCCCGATTCATCAATGCAGCTCCATTATTGCAACACAAAAGGGGCTGGAAAACGAATCGGGGCAATTGAAAGCAATTGTAAATTCTTTAGGCTGGGATGTAGATATAAAGGATAAAGTGCCCGACTTAGAAAAATACATAGAGCTGCGGGTAGCAAAAATTGAAGCGGCTCCGGAAAATAAAGAAGCATATAAACTTGAGGCGACGGATAGTTCAATCCTTATTACCGGCAACACTGCACATGGAATATTTAATGGTATTCAAACTTTAAAACAACTGCTTCGTGACGGTAGTTTTATTGATGCCTGTGAAATTACTGACTGGCCTGCATTTTCCTGGCGTGGATTTATGATAGATGTAGGAAGGAATTTTCAATCCATCAGCCAATTAAAGCAACAGATAGATGTAATGGCTGCTTATAAATTAAACATCTTTCATTTTCATCTCACAGAAGATATTGCATGGCGTTTGCAAAGTAAAATGTATCCGCAACTTACAGATGCAAAATATATGCAGCGTAACCCCGGTGAGTATTATTCACTGGATGAAATAAGGGAGCTGATAGCCTATTGTAAGGAAAAGTATATTACACTGATTCCGGAAATTGATATGCCTGGGCATAGTGCCGCTTTCACAAGGGCTATGAAGGTGGATATGCAAAGCGACTCCGGATTGATAATTTGTAAAAACATTATAAAGGAATTAAGCACTGAATTAGATATTGAAATAGTTCATATCGGTGGTGATGAAGTGAAAATTACTAACAAACAATATTTACCTGAAATAGCAAAACTATTGAAGTCGCTTAATAAAAAAGTGATGGCATGGGACCCGGGCGGCAATCTGCCGGAGGGAACTGCCCTGCAAATGTGGACTGGCAATACGATTCCAAAGAGTAATTACACTTCTATTGATTCACGGCATTTATACCTGAATCATTTCGACCCGCTGGATGGTGTGGTGGCCACATTCAATCACCAGGTTTGTGATGTAGCAAGGGGTGATGAAAATAAATTGGGCGCTATATTGTGCAATTGGCCAGACAGAAGGGTAAGTAAAGAAGATGATTTAATAAGTATGAATGCAGTTTACCCGGTTATGCTCACCTTTTCTGAAAGATGCTGGCTGGGCGGTGGATGGAAAAACTATTTATCAGATATGAGTTCACCGGGCAATGAACGGTATAGCGCATTTGTAGAGTTTGAAAACCGTTTGTTGGAGCATGGGGCGCTTTATTTTAAAAACCGTTCCTTTCCTTATGTACGGCAAAGTGATATAGAATGGAAACTGATTGGCCCATTTGATAATAAAGGAAAAACAGAATCGGTATTTTATCCCGAAGCAACTTCTTTTGCCGACACAGTACAATTAAAAAATTACCCTTCAGTATTTGGAGGCACTATCTGGTTGCGGCATTTCTGGCATCCAATGATTGGCTCTCATCTTAATAATCAACAGGACAGTTCTACTTATTATGCAATAAGAAAAGTATGGAGCAGCGAAGGAGGGATGAAGAAATTCTGGATTGGTTTTAATAATATTGGTCGTGCTAATGCAACTGATTCACCACCTGCTGGAGAGTGGGATTATAAGAGCAGCAGAGTTTGGATAAATGGAAAATTAATTTCTCCACCCAATTGGAAACGGGCTGGCCAAAAAGGAGATTTAGAAATACCCTTAACCAATGAAGGGTATGAAAACAGAGAGCCTGCAAATATTTATTTACAAAAGGGGTGGAACACTATTTTAATAAAGGCGCCGGTAGGAACTTTTAAAAGTGAATGGAATAATCCAGTAAAGTGGATGTTTACGTTTGTTATGAATGATGAAAGCCGTAAGTAG
- a CDS encoding ATP-binding protein, producing the protein MNFKNYDWSLIVRIALLFLTMSGAAFLLSNGLYLVMASVLVLIAFQVTDLYRFTNKSKEELEQFVESVHYRDFSRHFDEKNAPVAVQPMRKGFNEINSTFKIISKERETQYQYLQKILELVDTGIISYDNKDGEVMWMNESFKNLLSIPYLKTIHSLEKRDEALYREITSLKPGESKVSSITTDKNTLKVLLSATAFQTEGKIYKLIAFQNINEALDETESKAWQKLLSVMTHEIMNSVAPISSLAETLKNRLQASLKELNNNSGSLDDLELGIDTIKRRSEGLLKFAETYRNLNKITNPNLKKIYVRDMFENLHRLMQPTFEQKNIELEIILKDPELTLEADTGLIEQVLINLILNAAEAVKEVANPRILLSAYITSNNKVVIKVADNGIGISPDLMEKIFIPFFSTRKTGSGIGLSLCKQIMMLHKGNIKVQSMPGEGTAFLLFF; encoded by the coding sequence ATGAACTTTAAAAATTACGACTGGAGTTTAATTGTGCGGATCGCATTGCTGTTCCTGACCATGAGCGGCGCTGCATTCTTATTGTCCAATGGCCTGTACCTGGTCATGGCTTCGGTACTGGTATTGATCGCCTTCCAGGTGACAGACCTCTACCGTTTTACCAATAAAAGCAAGGAAGAACTGGAGCAGTTCGTGGAATCCGTTCATTACCGTGACTTCTCCCGCCACTTCGATGAAAAAAATGCGCCGGTTGCCGTACAACCCATGCGTAAGGGATTCAACGAGATCAACAGCACATTCAAGATCATCAGCAAGGAAAGGGAAACCCAATACCAATACCTGCAAAAGATCCTGGAACTGGTTGACACCGGGATCATTTCATACGACAACAAGGACGGGGAAGTGATGTGGATGAATGAATCCTTTAAAAACCTGCTCAGCATCCCCTACCTTAAGACCATTCATTCACTGGAAAAAAGAGATGAAGCATTGTACCGGGAGATCACTTCACTGAAACCCGGGGAAAGTAAAGTATCGTCCATTACAACAGATAAGAATACATTAAAAGTGCTGCTTTCCGCCACGGCTTTTCAAACAGAAGGGAAAATCTATAAACTGATCGCCTTTCAAAACATCAATGAAGCACTGGATGAAACAGAATCAAAAGCATGGCAGAAATTACTGAGTGTGATGACCCATGAGATCATGAATTCAGTAGCCCCCATCTCTTCCCTGGCCGAAACACTTAAGAACAGGCTGCAGGCCTCCCTGAAAGAGCTGAATAATAATTCCGGTTCGCTCGACGACCTGGAACTGGGCATTGATACCATCAAACGGAGAAGTGAAGGCCTGCTGAAATTTGCAGAGACCTACCGCAACCTGAACAAGATCACCAACCCCAACCTGAAAAAGATCTATGTAAGGGATATGTTCGAGAACCTGCACCGCCTGATGCAACCGACCTTTGAACAGAAAAATATTGAGCTGGAGATCATCTTAAAAGATCCTGAACTTACCCTGGAAGCCGATACCGGCCTTATTGAGCAGGTATTGATCAACCTCATCTTAAACGCCGCCGAAGCAGTGAAAGAAGTGGCCAATCCACGGATACTGCTCTCCGCCTACATTACCAGCAACAACAAAGTGGTCATCAAAGTGGCCGATAACGGCATCGGTATCTCGCCCGATCTGATGGAAAAGATATTCATCCCCTTCTTCAGCACCCGCAAGACCGGCAGTGGCATCGGGCTTAGCCTGTGCAAACAGATCATGATGCTGCACAAGGGAAATATTAAAGTGCAGAGTATGCCGGGGGAGGGAACGGCATTTTTGCTCTTCTTCTAA
- a CDS encoding tyrosine-type recombinase/integrase, with the protein MISDEKIVSGILAVENLKHRTLLLLACSAGLKVSEVIRLKITDIDSDRMQISVNHAKGKKDRVITLSEILLPILREYYSLYKPQTWLFEGQDSMENYSRRSEQC; encoded by the coding sequence GTGATCAGTGATGAAAAAATAGTTAGCGGGATCCTTGCTGTTGAAAACCTGAAACACCGTACGCTTTTATTGCTTGCTTGCAGTGCCGGTTTAAAGGTGAGCGAAGTGATACGTTTAAAGATCACCGATATTGACAGCGACAGAATGCAGATATCAGTTAATCATGCCAAGGGCAAAAAAGACAGGGTGATTACATTGAGTGAAATCCTTTTACCCATTTTGCGGGAATATTATTCACTGTACAAACCCCAAACCTGGCTTTTTGAAGGACAGGACAGTATGGAGAATTACAGCAGGCGTTCTGAACAGTGTTGA
- a CDS encoding beta-galactosidase: MFLKSFFSLILIFTHFASIAQRDTIAVNTDWQFTIDKKAIGNAENWFAKSLPGSRSVNLPHTWNIEEENQNHYGWGWYQKKMALPANWKNKNVMLEFGAINHSSFVYINGKKMAENIGDGFNKFIINLNGKLDYGKENVITVACNNDYGKNKVPFGNSFDWPNDGGIIRKAQLIVSDKPSVNYIHATPSLNVATHEGKLNIKLGLDEVKNIQFNVVITEENQPTKNIVLHKSVTPVWQNGEAVIGFTLSNIHPWHFDFPNLYRIDVTVMIGNKAVDKISTNTGFHELKFTNGQTFLNGEHIKLMGVEWTAGSNPNYGFAETDSVIIAMGKLMKDVNCIFSRQHFQQGDVFYDFCDRNGILVQQELPLWGPETPANDTIRNIAMKQLEVMVKTLYNHPSIFSWGVGNELRARDNDMKPMIADLLRKSRELDPSRHTAYVSNTLTQGFYNNPKFVSDAANDGDYLMMNEYGGSWWDIPTGKINHYLDSVHMSYPGKPFFISEFGLCEPNFKGGDERRVEDLIYHMGIYESKPYVEGAIYFDLTDYRTHYPGTSEKNKFRRRIHGVYDMYGTPKPSMKVLRELSTPVEVQGVRNWKKGKLNILIFGSIGLPQHVVKGYKLYVSDKADNYTSGNAYELPDIKPGQRIDFEVDELSNGNVFITIIRPTGFVASQKSFY, translated from the coding sequence ATGTTCCTGAAAAGTTTCTTTTCTTTAATATTAATCTTCACTCATTTTGCTTCTATCGCACAAAGGGATACTATTGCTGTAAATACAGATTGGCAATTTACAATAGATAAAAAAGCAATAGGCAATGCTGAAAATTGGTTTGCAAAATCATTGCCCGGTAGTCGTTCTGTTAATCTGCCGCATACCTGGAACATCGAAGAAGAAAACCAGAACCATTATGGATGGGGCTGGTATCAGAAGAAAATGGCTCTCCCTGCCAACTGGAAAAATAAAAATGTAATGCTGGAATTTGGCGCCATCAATCACAGTTCCTTTGTTTATATCAATGGAAAGAAAATGGCAGAAAATATTGGAGATGGTTTCAATAAGTTTATCATTAACCTGAATGGCAAACTGGATTATGGAAAGGAAAATGTTATAACGGTTGCCTGTAACAATGATTACGGAAAAAATAAAGTGCCTTTTGGCAATTCATTCGACTGGCCAAATGATGGAGGCATTATTCGTAAAGCTCAATTGATAGTAAGTGATAAACCTTCTGTAAATTATATTCATGCCACGCCAAGCTTGAATGTTGCAACCCACGAAGGGAAATTAAACATTAAACTCGGCCTTGATGAAGTAAAAAATATTCAATTTAATGTTGTAATCACTGAAGAGAACCAGCCAACAAAAAATATTGTGTTGCACAAATCAGTAACCCCTGTATGGCAAAATGGCGAAGCAGTAATAGGTTTTACTTTATCAAATATTCATCCCTGGCATTTTGATTTTCCAAACTTGTATCGCATTGATGTAACGGTAATGATAGGGAATAAAGCAGTTGATAAAATTTCAACCAATACGGGTTTCCATGAATTGAAGTTTACAAACGGACAAACATTTTTAAATGGTGAACACATAAAGCTAATGGGTGTAGAATGGACAGCCGGTTCTAATCCAAATTATGGTTTTGCAGAAACTGATTCTGTTATAATAGCCATGGGAAAATTGATGAAGGATGTTAATTGTATTTTCAGCCGCCAACATTTTCAGCAGGGTGATGTTTTCTACGACTTTTGCGACCGTAACGGAATTTTGGTACAACAGGAACTGCCATTGTGGGGCCCTGAAACCCCGGCCAATGACACCATTCGCAATATTGCCATGAAGCAATTGGAAGTGATGGTGAAAACACTTTATAATCATCCCAGCATTTTTTCATGGGGCGTAGGCAATGAGTTAAGAGCAAGGGATAATGACATGAAGCCAATGATTGCAGACTTGTTGCGCAAGTCAAGAGAGCTTGACCCATCACGCCATACAGCTTATGTAAGCAATACGCTTACACAGGGCTTTTATAATAATCCAAAATTTGTATCCGATGCTGCTAACGATGGCGATTATTTAATGATGAACGAATACGGCGGTAGCTGGTGGGATATACCAACAGGAAAGATTAATCATTATCTCGACAGTGTACACATGAGTTATCCAGGCAAACCATTCTTTATTTCGGAGTTTGGTTTGTGTGAACCAAACTTTAAAGGAGGTGATGAACGAAGAGTGGAAGACCTCATTTATCACATGGGGATTTATGAAAGTAAGCCGTATGTGGAAGGAGCAATCTATTTTGATTTGACCGATTACCGCACCCATTATCCCGGCACTTCAGAAAAAAATAAATTCAGAAGAAGGATCCATGGTGTGTATGATATGTATGGAACACCGAAACCTTCTATGAAAGTTTTGAGGGAGCTTTCAACTCCGGTAGAAGTGCAGGGTGTAAGAAATTGGAAAAAAGGGAAGTTGAATATTTTGATTTTTGGCAGTATCGGCTTGCCCCAGCATGTTGTAAAAGGATATAAATTATATGTATCGGATAAGGCGGATAATTATACTTCTGGCAATGCTTATGAACTGCCGGATATAAAACCGGGTCAGCGAATTGACTTTGAAGTGGATGAACTTAGTAACGGGAATGTATTTATTACCATTATCAGGCCAACCGGATTTGTGGCGTCACAAAAATCATTTTATTGA
- a CDS encoding nuclear transport factor 2 family protein yields the protein MNSNLMKYYSLLLFAIVQLVSCGSKPDLEAETKKLLALHKEQQDAHLNKDAKQFVGQFAGNMLSVNRGKISATSTDSAWKRIRDYFGNVEFKKWEDVKPPVIEFSADASMAYIVVDKLVVLTYKDEADKPVEETTHFAWVSIFKKQADGEWKIVCNVSTNEPELVKPVM from the coding sequence ATGAACAGTAACCTGATGAAATATTATTCCCTGCTGCTGTTTGCTATTGTACAACTTGTAAGCTGCGGCTCCAAACCTGATCTGGAGGCCGAAACAAAAAAATTGCTGGCCCTGCATAAGGAGCAACAAGATGCACACCTGAACAAGGATGCAAAACAATTTGTGGGCCAGTTCGCCGGGAATATGCTGTCGGTCAACCGGGGAAAGATTTCAGCCACATCAACAGATTCAGCATGGAAGCGGATCAGGGATTATTTTGGTAATGTGGAATTCAAAAAGTGGGAAGACGTAAAACCGCCTGTCATTGAGTTTTCAGCAGATGCTTCGATGGCTTATATAGTAGTGGATAAGCTGGTGGTGCTCACCTATAAGGACGAAGCGGACAAGCCTGTGGAAGAGACCACGCATTTTGCCTGGGTATCCATTTTTAAGAAACAGGCAGATGGGGAATGGAAGATCGTTTGTAATGTTTCTACCAATGAACCGGAACTGGTAAAGCCGGTGATGTAA
- a CDS encoding efflux RND transporter periplasmic adaptor subunit — protein sequence MDRVIEKKGFGKKKIMLTAGIIGLAGLIFASWYFTSGKSRLNVNTDRITISEIRKGAFQEFIPVNGVILPMTTIYLDALEGGRVEEKFVEDGAVMIKGQPILRLSNTDLELSLVNQETSVFNLLTQMQISRNAAQQNTIGKLNQLTDVDNLLKEAERTYKLNKKLHEQKVIGSQEFKQSENNYNYQLQKKKLADEVLKKDSVSTRQEQDQAKQSFDRTQNALQVMRKKVGDLIVRAPIDGQLTSLDAEIGQSKNKGERLGQIDVMSGFKVRVDIDEHYISRIFNGLAGECSIAGKIYKLSIKKVFTQVTNGRFQVDMEFNDSIPQGIRRGQTLQIRLALSDETQALLLPKGGFYQQTGGNWIFKVSENGNVAYKIDIQLGRQNPDYYEILQGLKPGDKVITSSYENYGTMQELVLKKE from the coding sequence ATGGACAGAGTAATTGAAAAAAAGGGTTTTGGAAAAAAGAAGATCATGCTTACCGCAGGCATCATTGGTTTGGCCGGGCTCATCTTTGCCAGCTGGTATTTCACGTCAGGTAAATCAAGGCTGAATGTAAATACAGACCGTATCACCATCAGTGAGATCAGGAAAGGCGCCTTCCAGGAATTCATCCCGGTAAATGGCGTGATACTTCCCATGACCACCATTTACCTGGATGCGCTGGAAGGGGGACGGGTAGAAGAAAAGTTTGTGGAAGACGGGGCCGTTATGATAAAAGGCCAGCCCATCCTGCGCCTGAGCAATACCGATCTTGAATTGAGCCTGGTTAACCAGGAGACCTCTGTATTCAACCTGCTTACACAGATGCAGATATCCCGGAATGCAGCGCAGCAGAACACCATTGGCAAACTGAACCAGCTTACCGATGTTGATAACCTGCTGAAGGAAGCGGAACGTACCTATAAACTGAATAAGAAACTCCATGAACAGAAAGTGATCGGTTCGCAGGAATTCAAACAGTCGGAAAATAATTATAATTACCAGTTGCAGAAGAAAAAACTGGCAGACGAGGTATTGAAAAAGGATTCCGTTTCAACCCGCCAGGAGCAGGATCAGGCGAAGCAATCATTTGACCGTACCCAGAATGCCCTGCAGGTGATGCGTAAAAAAGTGGGCGACCTGATCGTACGGGCACCCATTGACGGGCAGCTGACCTCGCTGGATGCAGAGATCGGCCAATCGAAAAATAAGGGGGAGCGGCTTGGACAGATCGATGTGATGAGCGGCTTTAAGGTACGGGTTGACATTGACGAACATTATATCTCCCGGATATTCAATGGCCTGGCAGGCGAATGTTCCATTGCCGGAAAGATCTACAAACTCAGCATTAAGAAAGTATTTACACAGGTAACCAACGGACGTTTCCAGGTAGACATGGAATTCAATGATTCTATTCCGCAGGGAATACGCCGCGGTCAGACGCTGCAGATAAGACTGGCATTGAGTGATGAAACACAGGCATTGCTTTTACCGAAGGGAGGCTTCTACCAGCAGACGGGTGGCAACTGGATATTCAAGGTTTCGGAGAATGGGAATGTGGCATACAAGATCGATATCCAGCTGGGCCGGCAAAACCCGGATTATTATGAGATCCTGCAGGGCCTGAAGCCCGGGGATAAGGTAATAACCTCCAGCTATGAGAATTACGGCACCATGCAGGAACTGGTTCTGAAAAAAGAGTAA